AAAAATGTCAAGAGAAGGGCATACACCAGAAGAGGTTGAAGAATCTGGTGAACGGGATGATATATCTTTCTTTCCAATGGCAGTCCCGATGCTTGCAGGACCTGGCGCGATAACGACCGCAATCATCCTGATGAACAACGCAGCAACGGTACCTTTCAAGTTAACCGTCCTGATCTCGATCATTCTCGTCTTTCTGATATGCTGGTTTCTCTTCTGTCTCTCTGAAAGCATCCATCGCGTGCTCGGCGTGACAGGGAGCATGGTAATAACAAGAATGATGGGACTCATCCTGGGTGCGATAGCAGTTCAATTCATCACAACCGGACTGTGGAATATCTACCTGATGCTTCAGGGGAATATTGGGTGAGACCATGAGAGAGATCTGACTTTATTCTATTACAATCTCAATAATCTTACCCTGTATAACCGCGGCAATAATCATATAAATTGTCAGCAACACCACGAACATAAACCCAAAATAATAGATCATCAGCGGCAATAGCGGAATTTTAATAGCCCTGCTATAAATAAAAGCTGCAATCAAGCCGATCCGCATTCCATGATTCCGAAGATCTTTCAATAGCGGATACCAGACATAGACGGGTCCGTGGCTGAGGATCCCTGCGGATATGGATAACAACCACCCTTTGATTCCGGATCCTTCCCCCACGTACTTTCTGATGGTTTTTGGATTGACGATATAATTCATGATCCCCATAAAAAATATTACAAGTAGTATTACTGGGACGATCTCGATGAGTAAAGTTTCACTTGATTTGAGCGATTTTATCACGTTATCGGGCTCAATGAAAGCAAGAACAATGTATAAACATACAACAAAGATCAGGAAGTACACGCCATGATATTTATCCTTTCTTTCTTCTTTTTTTCCTATTTTCCCCATCTCTTTCTCGCCCTTCACCGGATCACCATCAATGTCATAACAGTTGCTATTGAAACGAATATAGCGAAAATAAAACTCAAAATATTTCTAAAAATGGCAAACCGCTTTCCAAGAATCGCCACCTCTGCTGGAAGCTGGACCAAACCAACCGTGACCCACGCAATGATGAATGCTGTTACCGCAAAGAGGCTGACACCATCTTTTAGAAGTTCTCCTCCTATTATATAACTCATGATAGCGTTTCCAGCCGAGATGCTACCGATAAGTGCACCGATAACAGTATCTCCTGATAGATTTCCTGTGAATACAGACGTGATCATCTGAGCTGTGACAAAGGTTTTGAAAAGACCCAAAAGTAGTATGACACCAAACAATATTGGAAGCTCTTTTGTGAAACTTCTGAATGTTTTGTAGAAGGAAGTTACGATATTTTTCTCATCCTTTTTACCAGCGTTTTGTTCTGCTTTACTCATACATCAAAATCTCCAAAAGCTCTACGATCTTTGCATAGATAAAGACTTCTAATTATTTACCGTACGTACGGTAAGCAGAATGTTAATAAAAAATCTGAGGTATGTTTATAGTCAAAAACCTAACTTTGCAAACTAAGTTGCGATGAGAAATGCCAATATTTGTCTTTTGGGATTCTACTGTCCTCGATATCGTTACCAATTTAATCATTCAAATATCTTTGATTATTTCTTTCAACGCCAAATCCCCCCTCAAAACCTTCTCAGCCCTCCCCTCACTCAAACCAGCACCCATCAAGATCTTCCTGGCAAACAGATCATCGAT
This genomic window from Candidatus Syntrophoarchaeum caldarius contains:
- a CDS encoding membrane protein containing DUF318, transmembrane, producing the protein MKGEKEMGKIGKKEERKDKYHGVYFLIFVVCLYIVLAFIEPDNVIKSLKSSETLLIEIVPVILLVIFFMGIMNYIVNPKTIRKYVGEGSGIKGWLLSISAGILSHGPVYVWYPLLKDLRNHGMRIGLIAAFIYSRAIKIPLLPLMIYYFGFMFVVLLTIYMIIAAVIQGKIIEIVIE
- a CDS encoding Multiple antibiotic resistance (MarC)-related protein, encoding MDAPYTFLLTSFTAIFVIVNPIGNVMVFLSLTEDNDPGERKQIAKRTAIFGSLVLLIFAIFGNYILSFFQITIDSLRVIGGILILSIAMDMMHGKMSREGHTPEEVEESGERDDISFFPMAVPMLAGPGAITTAIILMNNAATVPFKLTVLISIILVFLICWFLFCLSESIHRVLGVTGSMVITRMMGLILGAIAVQFITTGLWNIYLMLQGNIG